One region of Mobula birostris isolate sMobBir1 chromosome 24, sMobBir1.hap1, whole genome shotgun sequence genomic DNA includes:
- the rpl38 gene encoding large ribosomal subunit protein eL38 — translation MPRMIAEIKDFLLTARRKDAKSVKIKKNKDNVKFKVRCSRYLYTLVITDKEKAEKLKQSLPPGLAVKELK, via the exons ATG CCTCGTATGATTGCTGAAATCAAAGATTTCTTGCTAACAGCAAGAAGAAAGGATGCAAAAT CTGTGAAAATCAAGAAGAACAAAGATAATGTAAAATTTAAAGTACGGTGCAGTAGGTATCTGTACACACTTGTCATCACAGACAAAGAAAAGGCTGAAAAACTCAAACAGTCCTTGCCCCCAG GTTTGGctgtcaaagaactgaagtga